One Bacillota bacterium genomic region harbors:
- a CDS encoding transposase, whose amino-acid sequence MARYARQASKTGIYHIMVRGINGQNIFHDEDDYKRYLETLSRICNEGEAQVLGYCLMSNHVHLLIFEGKDSISLIMKRLGGSYAYWYNWKYERKGYVFQDRFKSENVEDETYLQTVIRYVHRNPVKASMVEKPEAYPWSSCSVYLGGKEFLPGLTKTSLILGLFHTSNQNPYEVFSAFMEEGDDLQCLDYVERKRVTDKEAEKFFVGIMGEQPLAILKEMPKGERDNVLRSLKNIEGVSIRQISRITGIGQTIVHNA is encoded by the coding sequence ATGGCCAGATATGCTAGGCAAGCTAGCAAAACAGGGATTTATCACATTATGGTCCGTGGTATTAACGGCCAGAACATTTTCCATGATGAAGATGACTATAAGCGATATTTGGAGACTCTATCCCGGATATGCAATGAAGGAGAAGCTCAAGTTCTAGGCTATTGCTTGATGAGCAATCATGTTCACCTGCTTATCTTTGAGGGTAAGGACAGTATATCGTTGATTATGAAGCGGCTGGGTGGGAGTTATGCATATTGGTACAACTGGAAATATGAGCGCAAAGGATATGTGTTTCAAGACAGATTCAAAAGTGAAAATGTGGAAGATGAAACGTACCTGCAAACCGTCATCCGTTATGTCCACCGAAATCCGGTTAAAGCCAGTATGGTAGAAAAACCGGAGGCGTATCCGTGGAGCAGTTGTTCGGTCTATTTAGGAGGAAAAGAGTTTCTTCCTGGTCTTACCAAAACCAGTCTTATTCTTGGCTTATTCCACACCAGTAATCAGAATCCATACGAAGTTTTTAGTGCCTTTATGGAAGAAGGCGATGATCTACAATGCCTTGATTATGTTGAGCGAAAACGTGTAACAGATAAAGAAGCCGAGAAGTTTTTTGTGGGGATAATGGGAGAACAGCCTTTGGCAATTCTCAAAGAAATGCCAAAAGGTGAACGCGATAATGTACTGCGAAGCTTGAAGAATATAGAGGGAGTTTCGATAAGGCAAATTAGCCGAATAACCGGTATAGGTCAAACTATAGTTCATAATGCTTGA